In Terriglobia bacterium, a genomic segment contains:
- a CDS encoding DUF5985 family protein has product MSASIYILGALTGLCCAVLLLRGYARAKKKLLLWSGLCFAGLTVSNALVFVDLVLFPDVNLYRLRLGTAAAAMILLLYGLIWESE; this is encoded by the coding sequence ATGAGTGCCTCAATCTATATTCTGGGCGCTCTCACCGGCTTGTGCTGTGCAGTCTTGCTACTTCGTGGCTACGCGCGAGCAAAGAAGAAGCTGCTGCTTTGGAGCGGACTGTGCTTCGCGGGCCTGACGGTTTCGAATGCCCTGGTTTTTGTGGATCTGGTGCTTTTCCCTGATGTGAACCTGTACCGTCTGAGACTCGGTACCGCCGCTGCCGCGATGATTCTTCTCCTGTACGGTCTGATTTGGGAGAGCGAGTGA